In the Candidatus Abyssobacteria bacterium SURF_5 genome, one interval contains:
- the glgP gene encoding alpha-glucan family phosphorylase, translating into MADLTLHDRLLVLARNLWWSWHPEVISIFTDLDPQLWRRVDHNPTAFLNQITPEQIEERASELVLHSRINYAFRRLHEYLQKERTWGSMHCAALRSRPVAYFSAEFGLHESVPIYSGGLGVLAGDHLKSASDLGVPLIGIGLLYDQGYFSQRLNRDGWQQEEYVDLNLKQLPLTEAHTPDGRPLIVRVDIRGGFIQARVWELNVGRVRLMLLDSNVEGNSSEDRELTSRLYGGNLRVRIRQELLLGIGGNRVLQALNIYPGVLHLNEGHSAFAILEEVRRVMHDDAIPFHRARRRVLQYTVFTTHTPVPAGHDRFQPDLIEEHLGVFREKLGLSHDDLMALGRVNPADRGESFCMTVLALKNSRHRNGVSAVHANVSRLMWHCLWPDRSETEVPIGHITNGVHVLSWLAPQMHQLFETRLAQDWPTRMVHSDVWEKVAEIDDGELWETHQSLKMRLIRFVRRRLLQRAQRQGDQETIGQIEQILNPDILTIGLARRFATYKRADLILSQPERLERLVSDPKRPIQIIFAGKAHPRDEDGKRLMQRIFQFCLNPAYQKRIVFVEDYDYNVARHLVQGVDVWLNNPQRPLEACGTSGQKVVLNGGLNLSILDGWWNEAYDGRNGFAIGHGGMHNDPVVQYKRDADFLYRALENEVIPLYYERNASGIPHHWLHRMKAQIKSLGWVFNADRMVRDYTLQYYLSAASATSAESW; encoded by the coding sequence ATGGCCGATCTGACGCTTCATGACCGCTTACTCGTGCTCGCCCGAAACCTTTGGTGGAGCTGGCACCCCGAAGTCATCAGTATTTTCACGGATCTTGACCCGCAGTTATGGCGGCGAGTTGATCATAATCCTACTGCCTTCCTGAATCAGATTACTCCTGAGCAGATAGAGGAACGCGCTTCCGAACTGGTGCTGCACAGCCGCATCAACTACGCATTCCGGCGTCTGCACGAATATCTTCAAAAGGAGCGCACGTGGGGGAGTATGCATTGCGCGGCTTTGCGAAGCCGGCCTGTGGCGTATTTTTCGGCTGAGTTCGGTTTGCATGAATCCGTTCCGATTTACTCAGGCGGCCTGGGGGTTCTCGCCGGGGATCATCTCAAGAGCGCTTCGGACCTCGGGGTCCCGCTGATCGGCATCGGCCTTCTCTACGACCAGGGCTATTTCAGCCAGCGCCTGAACAGGGACGGGTGGCAACAGGAGGAATATGTCGATCTCAACCTCAAGCAATTGCCGCTCACCGAAGCTCATACCCCCGATGGGAGACCACTCATCGTTCGTGTTGACATTCGAGGAGGATTTATTCAGGCTCGTGTGTGGGAGTTAAACGTGGGGCGGGTTCGTCTGATGTTGCTGGATTCGAACGTGGAGGGAAATTCCTCGGAGGATAGAGAACTTACTTCCCGGCTCTACGGCGGCAACTTGCGCGTTCGGATCAGGCAGGAACTATTGCTGGGAATCGGGGGAAACAGGGTGCTCCAGGCGCTCAACATCTACCCCGGCGTCTTGCACCTGAATGAGGGCCACAGCGCGTTTGCAATTCTGGAGGAAGTCCGCCGCGTCATGCATGACGACGCAATCCCGTTCCATCGCGCGCGCCGACGCGTTCTGCAATACACCGTTTTCACCACCCACACCCCCGTTCCCGCGGGTCATGACCGGTTCCAGCCGGACCTCATCGAGGAGCATCTGGGAGTTTTTCGCGAGAAACTCGGGTTGTCGCATGACGATCTGATGGCGCTCGGGCGCGTCAACCCCGCTGACAGAGGAGAAAGCTTCTGCATGACGGTACTCGCGCTGAAGAATTCGCGTCACAGAAACGGAGTGTCCGCCGTTCATGCAAACGTGAGCCGCCTGATGTGGCACTGCCTCTGGCCCGATCGCTCTGAGACCGAGGTCCCCATCGGGCACATCACGAACGGAGTGCACGTGCTGTCTTGGCTGGCGCCCCAGATGCACCAACTCTTCGAAACACGCCTGGCTCAGGACTGGCCGACCCGTATGGTTCATTCCGATGTCTGGGAGAAGGTGGCCGAGATCGATGACGGCGAATTGTGGGAGACCCACCAGAGCCTGAAAATGCGGCTGATACGATTTGTGAGACGGCGTCTCCTGCAAAGGGCGCAACGCCAGGGCGATCAGGAAACGATCGGGCAGATCGAGCAGATTCTAAATCCCGATATTCTAACCATCGGCCTGGCACGCCGTTTTGCCACCTATAAACGGGCGGACCTGATTCTTTCTCAGCCTGAACGGCTGGAAAGACTGGTGTCCGACCCGAAGCGGCCGATCCAGATCATTTTCGCCGGAAAAGCGCATCCCCGGGATGAGGATGGAAAGAGATTGATGCAGCGCATCTTCCAGTTCTGCCTGAATCCCGCTTACCAGAAAAGAATTGTATTTGTTGAGGACTACGATTACAATGTGGCTCGGCACTTGGTACAAGGTGTCGACGTCTGGCTGAATAACCCGCAACGCCCGCTGGAGGCGTGCGGAACCAGCGGGCAAAAGGTGGTCCTGAACGGAGGGCTGAACCTTTCCATTTTGGACGGCTGGTGGAATGAAGCATACGACGGCAGGAACGGGTTCGCCATCGGACATGGCGGCATGCATAACGATCCGGTCGTGCAATACAAGCGCGATGCCGATTTCCTCTATCGTGCGTTGGAAAATGAAGTGATTCCGCTTTATTATGAGCGGAACGCATCCGGAATTCCTCATCACTGGCTGCATCGCATGAAGGCGCAAATCAAGAGCCTGGGATGGGTGTTTAATGCAGACCGGATGGTGCGCGATTACACTCTTCAATATTATCTCTCGGCGGCTAGCGCAACTTCGGCCGAGTCTTGGTGA